A portion of the Paenibacillus marchantiae genome contains these proteins:
- a CDS encoding phosphatidylglycerophosphatase A family protein gives MEHPEQEKIPYSLNSRKVAEATREWLHKRGVTIPEIAELVMMLQNKYYPGLTMEECIDNVEKVLRKREVQNAVLTGIQLDLLAEQGLLISPLQEMIENDEGLYGVDEILAFSIVNVYGSIGFTNYGYVDKLKPGVLERLNDKSLGPVHTFLDDIVGAIASAASSRIAHRKQSELEEALGEKPVSDDIV, from the coding sequence ATGGAACATCCGGAGCAAGAAAAAATCCCTTACAGCCTGAATAGCCGTAAAGTGGCAGAGGCAACGAGGGAATGGCTGCACAAGCGGGGCGTTACGATCCCTGAGATCGCAGAACTGGTCATGATGCTGCAGAATAAGTATTACCCAGGTCTTACGATGGAAGAATGTATCGACAATGTGGAGAAAGTATTACGCAAACGTGAGGTGCAGAACGCAGTCCTGACAGGTATTCAACTGGACTTGCTGGCAGAGCAAGGCTTACTCATTTCTCCTTTGCAGGAGATGATTGAGAATGATGAAGGGTTATATGGCGTGGATGAGATTCTCGCATTCTCCATCGTCAACGTATACGGAAGTATCGGATTTACGAACTACGGTTATGTAGACAAGCTAAAACCCGGTGTGCTTGAACGTTTAAACGACAAGAGTCTCGGGCCTGTGCATACATTTCTGGATGATATCGTGGGGGCCATTGCCTCAGCGGCCAGCAGCCGGATTGCGCATCGCAAACAATCGGAGCTTGAAGAAGCTTTGGGAGAAAAACCTGTCAGCGATGATATCGTATAA
- a CDS encoding ferric reductase-like transmembrane domain-containing protein, translating into MAQWIVDYLPTWNIIRISGIAAYLLLFAGVFLGIAQGMPMAKGKPKAAMFKWHTRTTWLAFGLGLVHALTLYIDHYSPFTWSELLIPFTASVHPIGSGLGTLSFYGLVIVLLSSDLRNKLGRKWWFMFHMLSYPVFIGLLFHGMVTGSDSGNVILRLMYVFTGLSILGITVLRGMLRERKGPEITIGPSRVQPKPSAEQKWAEVYRLAGAGRQEHLK; encoded by the coding sequence ATGGCGCAATGGATTGTAGATTACCTGCCGACGTGGAATATCATTCGAATTAGTGGGATCGCCGCTTATTTGCTGCTCTTTGCGGGGGTATTTCTGGGAATTGCTCAAGGCATGCCCATGGCTAAAGGCAAACCTAAAGCGGCCATGTTTAAATGGCATACCCGAACGACCTGGCTCGCCTTTGGACTTGGGCTCGTGCATGCGTTAACCCTATATATTGATCACTATAGTCCATTCACCTGGAGTGAACTGCTCATTCCGTTTACGGCTTCAGTACATCCGATCGGCAGCGGACTGGGCACGTTATCCTTCTATGGTTTGGTGATCGTTCTGCTATCCAGTGATCTGCGTAACAAGCTCGGCCGCAAATGGTGGTTTATGTTCCATATGTTGTCTTATCCCGTATTCATCGGTTTATTGTTCCATGGCATGGTTACCGGCTCTGATTCAGGCAATGTGATTTTGCGTCTGATGTATGTGTTTACTGGCTTGAGCATTCTTGGTATTACGGTACTTCGTGGCATGCTGAGAGAACGCAAAGGCCCGGAAATTACAATTGGACCCAGTCGTGTACAGCCTAAGCCATCAGCGGAACAGAAATGGGCTGAGGTGTATCGTTTGGCGGGAGCGGGAAGACAGGAGCATCTGAAATAG
- a CDS encoding FAD:protein FMN transferase — translation MSRTEQVSRLLKFRFRAMNTDVEVQLAAGREEAEHAAALVKNWFGAQEQRFSRFMEDSELNRLNRCTGWMPISAAMDEVLSLAYGYIGQTEGIFQPGISQALRASGYDVSFEQLQQRELQQSGTERRLDIRQLDITDMLRDEYDYSRPRWIQREGSRMVHKDPGTELDLGGIVKGWAVERIADWLQRTLHISAGLINAGGDIQAWGTTLHPMWSVQVTDPYQEERNLIGNIQLRKGAIATSGVVRRQWQNTDGSLSHHLIDPRTMEPADTDVLQCTVLGQHASQCEIIAKTVCILGSADAVGWLNRHYDRHDVLWMTRDGSTYFRGNTDTLAERWPGFDPDHRFSLI, via the coding sequence ATGAGCCGCACGGAGCAAGTCTCCCGTCTTCTTAAGTTCCGCTTCCGGGCGATGAACACGGACGTGGAAGTTCAGTTAGCCGCAGGACGGGAAGAAGCTGAGCATGCGGCAGCCTTGGTGAAGAATTGGTTCGGAGCGCAGGAACAGCGTTTCAGCCGATTTATGGAAGACAGTGAATTGAATCGTCTGAATCGTTGCACAGGATGGATGCCCATCTCCGCAGCAATGGATGAAGTGTTAAGTTTGGCATACGGATATATTGGACAGACGGAAGGGATTTTTCAGCCAGGTATTTCTCAGGCTCTACGGGCTTCTGGTTACGATGTCAGCTTCGAGCAGCTGCAACAAAGAGAGCTTCAGCAATCTGGAACTGAACGCAGATTGGACATTCGACAATTGGATATAACAGATATGCTGAGAGACGAATATGACTATAGCCGCCCACGTTGGATTCAAAGGGAAGGCAGCCGAATGGTTCATAAGGACCCCGGGACTGAGCTGGACCTTGGGGGCATTGTTAAGGGGTGGGCCGTTGAGCGTATCGCCGATTGGCTGCAACGTACACTTCATATTTCGGCCGGATTAATCAATGCAGGTGGAGATATTCAGGCATGGGGGACAACACTTCATCCGATGTGGTCCGTGCAAGTCACCGATCCTTATCAGGAGGAGCGTAATCTGATAGGGAATATTCAATTGAGGAAAGGTGCAATTGCTACTTCAGGAGTGGTACGAAGACAGTGGCAGAATACGGACGGAAGCCTTTCACATCACTTAATTGATCCCCGGACGATGGAGCCAGCAGATACGGATGTGCTACAGTGTACCGTTCTGGGCCAGCATGCTTCGCAATGTGAGATTATTGCCAAGACCGTCTGTATTTTGGGAAGTGCCGATGCAGTAGGTTGGTTAAACCGTCATTACGACCGGCATGATGTCCTGTGGATGACCCGGGATGGGAGCACTTATTTTAGAGGAAATACCGACACGCTCGCTGAACGCTGGCCTGGTTTCGATCCGGATCACCGCTTCAGTCTTATATAA
- a CDS encoding MBL fold metallo-hydrolase has translation MKRTESIPMPAGMHRVKITMAFPLRWVNSYVLHEPDGTITIVDPGPRSAETEQEWHEALADLDLTFQDISQIVLTHHHPDHLGLSGWIQQQTGVPVRMSIRSRQEADYMWGTEATINTVLPEYYSHHGMPEDKTQQIREHMEGFISQITPLPVVTPIEDGEWLVMGGKNWRAVETGGHAPGHLSFYATESREILCGDAVLPQISPNISLQPGSDDQPLLSYMEGLHRLGALDVEVAYPGHRNPFGHFGDRTVHLLTHHEERLQKMMERIREAPTNAYDICVFMFGDRLGTHQLRFAMSETLAHLQELIRRERIVQEQQPDGVFFFIENT, from the coding sequence ATGAAGCGAACGGAATCCATTCCCATGCCAGCAGGCATGCATCGGGTCAAGATTACTATGGCTTTTCCACTGCGATGGGTGAACAGCTATGTGCTTCATGAACCGGATGGAACAATAACGATTGTTGACCCGGGACCACGCAGTGCTGAGACGGAACAGGAGTGGCACGAAGCACTCGCAGATTTAGATTTAACTTTTCAGGATATCAGTCAGATTGTACTGACCCACCATCACCCCGATCATCTGGGGTTGTCCGGCTGGATACAGCAGCAAACGGGTGTGCCTGTTCGAATGTCCATACGATCCCGCCAGGAAGCGGATTACATGTGGGGAACGGAGGCAACTATAAATACAGTTTTGCCTGAATATTATAGTCACCATGGAATGCCGGAAGACAAGACGCAGCAGATCCGTGAACATATGGAGGGATTCATCTCACAGATTACGCCACTTCCCGTAGTGACACCGATTGAAGATGGCGAATGGTTGGTTATGGGCGGGAAAAATTGGCGTGCTGTAGAAACAGGTGGTCACGCGCCAGGACATCTATCCTTCTATGCGACAGAATCTAGGGAGATCTTGTGTGGAGATGCCGTATTGCCGCAGATCTCACCGAATATTAGCCTGCAGCCGGGAAGTGACGATCAGCCTTTATTGTCTTATATGGAAGGGCTGCATCGACTGGGGGCTTTGGATGTAGAAGTGGCATATCCAGGGCATCGGAATCCGTTTGGCCATTTTGGCGATCGAACGGTTCATCTGCTTACTCATCATGAAGAGCGCCTTCAGAAGATGATGGAGCGAATCCGGGAAGCACCGACGAATGCGTATGATATCTGTGTGTTTATGTTTGGTGACCGATTGGGAACACATCAGCTTCGTTTTGCGATGAGCGAGACTTTGGCGCATCTGCAGGAATTGATCCGGCGGGAGCGTATAGTACAGGAGCAGCAGCCCGACGGAGTGTTCTTTTTTATCGAAAATACTTAG
- a CDS encoding class I SAM-dependent methyltransferase, which produces MTEWYEKSFGEDYLLVYKHRDVQGAYQEVHKMINWLKLQPKSKVLDLCCGMGRHSLALADAGFQVTGIDLSDVLLREARSMDTEHRVEWYHADMRELPLKGGFDAVVNLFTSFGYFREDGEQLRVLRAIHRMLKPGGSYIIDFMNTAYVTRHLVQHSTRESEGQNIEEFRKIQDGFVQKEIHITDTESGQKPRIYQERVKLYTREQLRDLLHEAGLVVDQVHGGYDEEKYDEQTSPRMIFVGHRPEQ; this is translated from the coding sequence ATGACGGAATGGTATGAAAAGAGTTTTGGAGAAGATTACCTTCTTGTGTACAAACATCGGGATGTGCAGGGTGCATATCAGGAAGTACATAAAATGATTAATTGGTTAAAGCTTCAGCCAAAGTCCAAGGTACTTGACCTGTGCTGTGGTATGGGCCGACATTCTCTGGCCCTTGCAGATGCTGGTTTTCAGGTGACCGGAATCGACCTGTCTGATGTGCTTCTGCGTGAAGCACGCAGCATGGATACCGAACATCGTGTAGAGTGGTATCACGCCGATATGCGCGAGCTTCCACTGAAGGGCGGATTTGACGCCGTGGTCAATCTATTTACCTCATTTGGCTATTTCCGAGAGGATGGAGAGCAACTAAGAGTGTTACGCGCCATTCATCGGATGCTGAAGCCGGGGGGCAGCTATATTATTGATTTCATGAACACGGCTTATGTGACTCGTCATCTGGTGCAGCATTCAACACGTGAAAGCGAAGGACAGAATATTGAGGAATTTCGCAAGATCCAGGATGGATTTGTGCAAAAAGAAATTCACATTACCGATACCGAATCGGGCCAAAAACCACGAATCTATCAGGAACGCGTCAAGCTGTACACTCGCGAACAACTACGTGATCTGCTTCACGAGGCAGGACTCGTGGTGGATCAGGTACATGGCGGTTATGATGAAGAGAAGTACGATGAGCAGACATCGCCGCGGATGATTTTTGTCGGTCATCGGCCGGAGCAGTAG
- a CDS encoding DUF72 domain-containing protein, producing MIRIGLTGWGDQEDLYPNRTKAKDKLRLYGQYFTTVEVDSSFYAVQPRDRMARWAAETPESFAFIVKAYQGMTGHLRGKPYFTSTSEMYKAFRESLEPVMEAGKMQAALFQYPPWFECNRDNVNELREVKLRMEGIPCALEFRHRSWYEEGMRERTLAFLKEQGWIHSVCDEPQAGPGSIPIVPEATDAEMTLVRMHGRNVSGWHQNGAPNWRETRYLYRYNQEELLEWKGYLEQLQEQSKDVYVIFNNNSGGDAAANAQMMMELLEQPVKPFPDRTEREEEEGPEQLELF from the coding sequence ATGATTCGGATTGGACTTACGGGCTGGGGAGATCAGGAAGATTTGTACCCGAACCGTACCAAAGCGAAAGACAAGCTCCGTCTGTATGGACAATATTTTACGACCGTGGAGGTAGACAGTTCCTTCTACGCCGTTCAGCCTCGGGATCGGATGGCACGCTGGGCAGCGGAGACGCCGGAGTCCTTTGCTTTTATCGTCAAAGCCTATCAAGGGATGACAGGACATCTGCGGGGAAAACCCTATTTCACAAGCACCTCGGAGATGTATAAGGCTTTTCGCGAATCCCTGGAGCCTGTCATGGAAGCAGGCAAGATGCAAGCGGCCTTGTTCCAGTACCCGCCGTGGTTTGAATGCAATCGGGACAATGTCAATGAACTGCGTGAAGTAAAACTGAGAATGGAAGGCATCCCGTGTGCCCTCGAATTTCGTCATCGCAGCTGGTATGAAGAGGGCATGCGCGAACGAACGCTTGCATTTCTGAAGGAACAAGGCTGGATTCACAGCGTCTGTGATGAACCTCAGGCGGGGCCAGGATCTATCCCTATTGTACCCGAAGCTACCGATGCCGAGATGACGCTGGTACGTATGCATGGGCGCAATGTATCAGGCTGGCATCAGAATGGTGCACCCAATTGGCGCGAGACCCGTTATCTGTATCGCTACAACCAGGAAGAGCTGCTGGAGTGGAAAGGTTATTTGGAGCAATTGCAAGAGCAGAGCAAAGATGTCTATGTGATTTTCAACAACAACTCGGGCGGTGACGCAGCTGCCAATGCACAGATGATGATGGAGCTGCTGGAGCAGCCTGTGAAGCCCTTTCCTGACCGTACGGAGCGGGAGGAGGAAGAGGGGCCGGAGCAATTGGAACTGTTTTAA
- a CDS encoding RHS repeat-associated core domain-containing protein yields the protein MQITVGYVYDATGKLTARQIAGANQLQSYVTNGHGDVTEVRDASGNVLNRYTYDIWGNPETTEETVPNVLRYAGEYWDEVTGLQYLRARWYDPSTARFINEDTVEGELTNPLSLHLYTYVENNPLIYVDSSGESKRPAKNSLEGLASGSGSASAGAGRSSGGSFGGGGSKGGGRGSSSSGSSSSKPSTSSNGQSSQGAAKLSDSISSKAFKQIFKKWGKQGVDAFVKAANKGLVGSQGQNGIKLLKGDGLSIGGKTYTHEIKVLNKDYGDYRIFGYLDEAGKFIFDQFKKGLH from the coding sequence GTGCAGATCACGGTAGGGTACGTCTACGATGCCACCGGCAAACTGACTGCCAGGCAGATCGCCGGAGCAAATCAGCTCCAGTCCTATGTGACGAACGGACACGGGGATGTGACCGAAGTCCGAGATGCATCCGGCAACGTATTGAACCGTTACACCTATGATATCTGGGGCAACCCGGAAACAACAGAAGAGACCGTCCCGAACGTCTTGCGTTATGCGGGGGAATATTGGGATGAAGTGACTGGCCTCCAGTACCTGAGAGCACGTTGGTACGACCCGTCCACGGCTCGTTTTATAAATGAGGATACGGTGGAAGGGGAACTTACGAATCCGCTGAGTTTGCATTTATACACGTATGTGGAAAACAATCCATTAATCTATGTCGACTCTAGTGGAGAGTCCAAAAGACCAGCAAAGAACTCTTTAGAAGGATTAGCATCTGGGAGCGGAAGTGCCAGTGCTGGCGCAGGTCGATCATCTGGAGGAAGTTTTGGTGGGGGCGGAAGTAAAGGAGGGGGGAGAGGAAGCAGTAGCAGCGGATCAAGTAGTAGTAAGCCATCGACATCAAGTAATGGGCAATCGAGCCAGGGGGCGGCTAAACTTTCGGATTCGATTAGTAGTAAAGCTTTTAAACAAATATTTAAAAAGTGGGGTAAACAAGGTGTCGACGCCTTTGTAAAAGCAGCAAATAAGGGATTAGTGGGCTCGCAAGGACAGAATGGAATAAAATTATTAAAAGGTGACGGATTAAGCATTGGTGGTAAAACTTATACTCATGAAATTAAGGTTTTGAATAAAGACTATGGTGATTATCGAATTTTTGGATATCTTGATGAGGCAGGTAAATTTATTTTTGATCAATTTAAAAAGGGATTACATTAA
- a CDS encoding RHS repeat domain-containing protein, whose amino-acid sequence MTRLVVCSSRPIPWYTYDANDNVTKVLDRKGQERTYVYNSRNFLLENRASDGMISYTYDAMGRRTSMGDPTGSTQYAYTPVGELESITYPDGATLTMGYDARGVRTRQTFQQGNDTLNLGMSYKGASVLPASLNVTNGSETTLGSFAYTYRGNNSMAEQSAGSGWKETYTYNGLNLTGLSHTFQGTNGPSYSYAYDNNRNMTSKTDQGIASQFTYDKLNRIKTSSPYQETYTYDVRDNRSSLESDREWNPPVPASYSYDARNQLTGATVNAQTVSYRYNGDGLMTERRTGGQTTRYYYVIVDCWWRKVQSAVQERCRSR is encoded by the coding sequence TTGACGAGATTGGTCGTTTGCTCGTCCAGACCGATCCCTTGGTATACGTATGATGCGAATGACAATGTGACGAAGGTGCTGGATCGCAAAGGGCAGGAACGCACCTACGTATACAACAGCCGCAACTTCCTGCTTGAGAACCGGGCCAGTGACGGCATGATCTCGTACACCTATGATGCCATGGGGCGGAGAACCAGTATGGGCGACCCTACCGGAAGCACCCAATATGCCTACACACCCGTTGGAGAACTGGAGAGCATCACGTATCCAGACGGAGCTACGCTAACGATGGGTTACGATGCCCGAGGCGTGCGGACCCGTCAGACCTTCCAGCAAGGCAATGACACGCTCAATCTGGGTATGTCGTACAAGGGAGCTTCTGTACTTCCAGCATCGCTTAACGTAACCAATGGGAGTGAAACGACGCTCGGCAGCTTCGCCTACACCTATCGGGGCAACAACAGTATGGCCGAGCAAAGTGCCGGGTCTGGCTGGAAAGAGACCTACACGTACAACGGCCTGAATCTGACCGGGCTCAGCCATACTTTCCAGGGAACAAACGGCCCGAGCTACAGCTATGCCTATGATAACAACCGAAATATGACGAGCAAAACAGATCAGGGGATCGCTTCCCAATTCACGTATGACAAGCTAAATCGAATTAAAACATCCAGCCCGTATCAGGAGACGTATACGTACGATGTGCGGGATAACCGGAGCAGTCTGGAAAGTGACCGGGAGTGGAATCCGCCTGTGCCAGCTTCTTATTCCTACGATGCTCGCAATCAACTCACAGGTGCTACGGTTAACGCTCAGACCGTGAGCTACCGTTACAATGGGGACGGTCTGATGACCGAGAGAAGAACAGGAGGCCAGACGACTCGTTACTACTACGTAATCGTGGACTGCTGGTGGCGGAAGGTACAGTCGGCAGTACAGGAGCGGTGCAGATCACGGTAG